Within the Mucilaginibacter sp. CSA2-8R genome, the region TTCGCCCAAAGTTTGCACCAAATCTTCTTTATTAAAGATTACGTCGACATTCTTAAAAGTTTCGTCGTAAGGGGTCATCGTAATATAACGAAGGTTAAGCGGCGTCATTTGCTGGTCCGGAAACTCTCTTTGCGATAATGCTTGCGTAATCTCGCGGCCACGATCGGTACGGAAATTAAAACAAATTACAACATCACCATCTTTTATAGTAGCAATAGGTTGCCCGTCTGCATCTACCTTTACTACAGGCAGCAAAAACTCATCGGTCACACCTTCGGCATATGACTCTTTGATGGCGTCAATTATATTATTCACAGGTTTGCCTGTACCATGCACCATAAGGTCATAAGCTAACTTTACGCGCTCCCAGCGGTTATCGCGATCCATCGCATAGTAGCGGCCAATTGCCGAAGCAATCTTTACAGGCTGGCTGCTTATAGCATTTTCCAAATCGGTGATGTAGCCAACTCCTGAATTTGGATCGGTATCACGACCGTCTAAAAATGCATGGATGTATACCTGCTGCAAACCAGAGGCAGTTGCAGCGTCGCACAAACCTTTAACGTGTCTGGTATGGGAGTGCACACCACCATCAGAGATCAGTCCGATTAGGTGTACCGCTTTGCCTTGCTGTTTGGCATATTCAAAAGCGCCGGCAATCACCGGATTTTTTATGAGTTCGCCATCATCAACCGCTTTGTGTATGCGGCCAAGTTCCTGGTACACTACGCGGCCTGCGCCTAAGTTCATGTGGCCAACTTCCGAGTTGCCCATTTGTCCGTCGGGTAAACCAACATCCATCCCCGATGTTACCAGTTTCGCATTTGGATACTTTTGCAGCATCTCGTCAAAAAACGGCGTGTTAGCCATGTATATGGCGTTAGATTGGTCGTGGCGGCCATAGCCCCAGCCATCCAGTATCAGTAAGGCAACTTTTTTGTTTTCCACGGCACAAATATAGAATTTTTGGTATAAAGCACTTACTAACTTAACGCCACAGGCTGGCTATATTAAAGTATTTGATTAGTTACAATAAGCATTCAATTCAAAAAAACTAAATTCTAAGTATTTGTTATACTTTTGAAACTTCAAAAAAATCAAAACTTGGATAAGCAAATCGTAGATGACTTTATTCATCTTGCCCTGAGCGAAGATGTGGGCGATGGCGACCATACATCGTTAGCAACAATACCTGCCGGTACGCAAGGCAAAGCTAAACTGCTGGTAAAGGATACAGGGGTATTGGCCGGCGTTGAACTGGCCCAGGAAATATTTTTAATTGTTGATTCGCAGCTGAAAATCAATACCTATATTAACGACGGTGCTTCAATTAAACCCGGAGATGTAGTGTTTGAAGTGCAAGGCAGCGTGCACTCGATACTTAAAGCCGAACGGCTGGTACTTAATTGTATGCAACGTATGTCGGGCATTGCAACTAAAACCCGCGAGGTATGTGATTTGCTAAAAGGTACCAATGCCCGGGTGCTCGATACCCGTAAAACTACGCCGGGTTTACGTTACCTCGAAAAATGGGCGGTGCAAATTGGCGGCGGTGTTAATCACCGTTTTGGTTTGTACGATATGATTCTTATCAAAGATAATCACGTAGATTATTCGGGCGGTGTAAAGCAAGCCATTTATAATGCACAAGATTACCTCAGGGAGCAAAACAAAAGATTGCCCATCGAGATTGAAGTAAGGAATTTAGATGAGTTGAATGAAGCGCTGGAAGCAGGCGGCATCGATCGTATTATGCTTGATAACTTTAACCTGAGTAATTTGAAGCAGGCTGTAGACATCATTGCCGGGCGGTATGCAACAGAAGCGTCGGGCGGTATAACGGCCGACACCATTGCCGATTATGCAGCCTGCGGTGTTGATTATATTTCGGTGGGAGCGCTTACCCACTCTGTAAAGAGCCTTGATTTGAGTTTGAAGGCAGTTAAGGAATAAATAGCTTAACTGTAAGCTTTGATTTAGTATTATTGTGACAAAATGATATCTGTTTACTCGGTATTAGTTCTTATTCTGGCTTATTTATTCGGATCAATACCTACCGCGGTATGGGTTGGTCAGGCTTTTTATGGCATAGATGTAAGAGAATATGGCAGCGGTAACGCAGGTGCCACCAATACGTTTAGGGTGTTAGGCAAACAAGCCGGCATACCTGTAATGCTTATTGATATTTTAAAAGGATGGACAGCTACCAACTTAGCTTATCTGCTTAGTGTAACCGCTATTGGCAGCCATCATACAGCTGCATTTATAAATTACCAGTTAGCTTTAGGTATTGCTGCAGTGATGGGGCACCTGTTTCCGGTATTTGCAGGTTTTAGGGGAGGTAAGGGGGTAGCTACCTTGTTTGGAATGATTTTGGCTATACACTTACAAGCCTCTTTGCTTTGTGTTGGAGTATTTATTTTAGTATTGCTAACCACTAAATATGTATCGCTAAGTTCGATAATGGCAGGTTTTACATATTCTATCGGAGTTACGTTTGTATTTCCGGTGTACATAAAATCAGTCATCATATACAGTATGTGTATATGTGTTTTAATATTGGTTACACATCAAAAAAATATAGAGCGGTTGTTAAAAGGCAAGGAGTCGAAAGTAAACCTATTTAAAAGCAAATTAGCCTAACTAACTACCTATGAAAATTGCAAAACCAATAATGGCCTTTTTGGTGGGCGTTATCTTTTTGGGCTGTTCAACCGTGCCCTTAACCGGACGTAAACAATTTTTAGCCGTAAGCGACTCGCAAATTAACGAGTCTGCGGCTACCAGTTACCGTCAATTACTTACCGATCCGAAAACTAAGGTAATTACCGGCTCTTCAGACGCTCAGCGGGTAAAACGCGTGGGCAATCAACTGGCAGCTGCTATACAGCGTTATCTGTCGCAAAACGGATATGGCGACCAGTACAGCTTTCAGTGGGAATTTAACCTGATACAAAGCTCAGAAATCAATGCCTGGTGCATGCCTGGTGGTAAAGTTGCCGTTTACAGCGGTATTTTACCCATTACACAGGATGATGCCGGTTTAGCTACCGTAATGGGCCACGAAATTGGTCATGCCATTGCGAAGCACTCGGCAGAGCGCATCTCGCAACAATATGTAGCGCAGGGCTTAGGCGCTGCAGTAGGAGTGGCCGCAAACAGTTCTCAATCAGGCTTATTGAAAATCACCAACGCTTTATATGGTACTGGCAGCCAACTGGCTTTGCTGCATTACAGCCGTGCGCAGGAAAGTGAAGCCGACCGCTTAGGCTTGACATTTATGGCGATGGCAGGTTACAATCCCAATGCCGCAGTAGGTTTTTGGCAACGCATGGCAGCTAAAAGTGGTGGCGGCGCTCCACCAGAGTTTTTGAGCACTCACCCGTCTGACGAAACCCGTATCCGCGATATACAGGCCCGCATTCCTGAGGCGATGAAATACTACAAACAATAATATTTGAAAAAATCCAGCACTCAAAGCTGGATTTTTTGTTTAATTGCTTTGACGTCCTGAATATTACAACGTGCCGAAGATTAAATTTTTGCAAGCCGAATGGCGAGACCTGCTGATGGTGAATTATGAAGTTGACCCGGCACTGCTAAAACCATACATCCCTGCTTTTACCGAACTTGATTTATGGCAGGGTAAGGCGCTGGTCAGTATGGTTGGTTTTATGTTTATGGAAACACGAGTGCTGGGTGTTAAGTGGCCCTGGCATGTGAACTTCGAAGAGGTTAACCTGCGCTTTTACGTGCGGTATTTTGATGGCCAGGAATGGAAACGCGGTGCCGTTTTTATTAGCGAGATTGTGCCTTTACCATTGATTCCGCTGATAGCCAATAATCTTTATAACGAGCATTACAAGGCTATGCCGATGCGACATGCTGTACAGGCCGCAACTAATGATTGCACCGAGTATTCGTACGACTGGAAATTTAATAAACGTTGGAACCGTTTGGGCGCTACGGTAAGTAACACTTTTGCCCCCATAGAAAACGATAGTGCTGAAGCTTTTATTTTTGAACATTACTGGGGATATAATCTCGTAAACGAAAAAAGCACCATTGAGTATGCCGTCGAACACGAATCGTGGCAAATAGCCCAAGTAACCGATACCGTTTTCGATGCCGACGTTGCCGGCTTGTATGGCGATGGATTCAAGGAATACTTAAAACAACCTTATTCTGCATTTTTTGCAAAAGGTTCTGAGGTAGCTGTAAGGATAGCCCAACGTATAAAAAAAGCCAGTCAACAACCTTTGGTCAGTTCTAAATAACAAAATCCTGTTCAATACAAAAGCCGCGGACGCTCATCAAAATTGATGAATACACCGCGGCTTTTTTACAGTTAATTACTGCGCTACGGGAATAGTGAGGGCTTGCAAAATACCATCCCACAAAGCAATGCGTGCTGTTAATGCACTTTCGACAGCTTGGGTCGCTTTTAGCCACTTATCGTCATCGTCTCCGCAAAGTTCGGCTGTCATTTGATAAGCCAATTGTGAGTGGTGGTCGCCGTCTACCTCAATATGCCGCTCTAAATAGTAAATCAGCAAATCAACTTTACCAGGAAACTGCGTACTGATTTCTTTCACCATGCTGATAAACATATCTGGTATCAAATCTTCGCGACCGAAGGTAAAAACAGCAGCTTGCAGATAGGCTTCGTCGGTGGCAATTACGTCGAAAGTGTGCCGCACAAACTGGCGTGCCGCATCCGGTATATCGGCGATGAGTAAAGCTTCGTCAATGTTTTTACTATTCTGTAACTCCCGAAATAAAGACTGAATAGCATTGGCGCTGCCGCCGGCTTGCTGCATGGCCTTAAGGTAAAGTTCAAAGTGACTGGTACGGTTGCCATGCTGGTCAACATCACTTTCTTCGCCGGTTACGATTTCGTTTATTAAGTACCTGTTATTTGCATTACCTACTGGCATCCAGGGCGGTTGTGTACAGGTAAGCTTTTGTTGTAAAGCCTTCAATAACGACATAAAATCCCATACCGCAAACGCGTGATGCTCCATAAAAACATTCAAGTCGTTAAGTGAACGGATGTTTTGATACAAGGGGTGTTGAACCAGTTGCATCCTTAAAGGTTCTATTTGTAATTTAAGTTGTGCTATGCGTTGATTTGACATAAAAGTATCTGCTCTTAAAAGTTGAGTAAAAATAAAAAGGTATTAACGAAGTGAATTAGTCAGCAGTTTTTTATGACGGTTTTTTGATAGTCAAAAGATGAGTTACATAAAACCTAAAGCAGCATCACAATCGCTTAGTAACTGTGATGCTGCTGGAGAATTTTATATCGTATCAATTATTGTTAGAGGTTGTGGCGTTTTCTTTCTGAAGTTTTTTTAGCATCTCGTTGCCTATTAAAGCATCAATCATACCACCATTTCCACCGTCTTTGCCGCTTACCAAAATATCTGGAACCAGTTTTACGCCGTTGCTGGCCAAGGCTTCTGCTACGCGCACAATGGCATATTGCTCGGTACCCATGGCCTCAGTTTTTTGCTTAGTTACTTCAGCTTCTGCCAAACCAATAGCCTTTATACGGCCTGCGTCGGCAGTACCGTTTACTTCAGTGGCTTGTGCATCGGCTTTAGCTATGATAGTTTTGGCTTCGGCATCGGCACGGGCATTAACCGTACGATTTTCTGCATCTGCCTTGGCGTTTATTACCCGGGATTCAGCATCACCTTTTGCTGCAGCAACCTTAGCTGCCGACATCTGGGTGTTAATTTCTACCTGCCGGGTTGATTTTACTACTTCCGGCTGCATATCGGCTCCCGCTTTTGCGCTTTCAAACTCCTTACGTTCTAACTGGGCACTGCGCTGTATCTCGTAAGTGCGGCGCTCTTCTTCGGCCAGTTTACGATCAGTCATGGTTTTCATCAGCGCCTCGGGTGGCACAATGTCACCAATCAGGGTATCTACACCAACTACGTTATAATCCGCCAATACCTGGCTGATGTGTTGCTTGGCATCATCCTGACGTTGCGAACGATTGGTTAAAAATCCGATTACATCGCTCTTTTGCGCTGCGTTGCGAAAGTAGTTGGCAATAGTAGGCTCTAAAACCTGCGACACCAGATTTTTCATTTTACCGAAACGGGCAATCACCTTAGGCGCCTCGTTGCGCGGAACGTGTATAATTTGAGCAACGTCAAGATTAAACGTAAAACCGTCAGACGAGCGTACGCTAATCGTACTTAAATTTTTATCTAGCTCGTGGGCTTCACTACGGCTGTTTGCCCAGTTAAGCACTATATTGGTGGTAGGCACCACTTCAACACCGTGTGTATATATATTGATGGGATGCTTACCTGGATCAAGCGGTTCTGACCATACACCTTTCTGGGTTTTTTTAACAATGTTACCATGTTTAAAGGCGTCACCACTTGTATCGGTACCTTCTGGTCCAACAAACGAGTTTACTACACCTACGTAACCAATAGGGATGTGCATCATCTCTACCTGTTCAACAATAACAAACCATGGGTTGAGATAATAAGTACCGGCCAGAATTACATCTTCCTGTAAACCCTTTTTGCCACCTGCATGAATAAATGCCATCGGATCTTGGTAATTACGATGCCCAGCTACCGAATCACCGGCAATTTCTCCTTTATCTAAGGGTTCGCCGTCAAGCGTAGTCACAATACCAACTTTGTTTTCTTGTATCTGCGTAATAGGCACCATTACAATTTCGAATAAAAATGTATTGATACGGTAACTACCTGGTGTCAGGAAAGCGGCCTGCGGGCCTTTTTGTCCGCCGTTTTCTAAAAAGCGTTGAGAATCTTGAAATTTGTCAGACTCTACTGGTCGGCCCAAAACGCGGCCGGTATCCAGCGGAGCGCCATCTTTGGCCTTTACCAGGCCCAGTTTGTTTTGCTCAATAATGGTAAACGGTTCCATAGTTACGCTGTATTGCCAGGGCCACATGCGCCAGTAAAGACCCGGAGCCAGGGGCTTAGCCTGCATACCAGCTTCACCACGGGTAGCTATAATGCGACCATCGGGCAGGCGCTGATCATCACCATAGAGTGCGAATTTTTTTACGACTAAGCCAATGCGATCATCAGGCACGATAATCATCCCAAAAAAAACGCGTAGTACAGATTTGTACATTACGAGTGCGGCCATAACGGGCAGCACCCACCAT harbors:
- the gpmI gene encoding 2,3-bisphosphoglycerate-independent phosphoglycerate mutase, whose product is MENKKVALLILDGWGYGRHDQSNAIYMANTPFFDEMLQKYPNAKLVTSGMDVGLPDGQMGNSEVGHMNLGAGRVVYQELGRIHKAVDDGELIKNPVIAGAFEYAKQQGKAVHLIGLISDGGVHSHTRHVKGLCDAATASGLQQVYIHAFLDGRDTDPNSGVGYITDLENAISSQPVKIASAIGRYYAMDRDNRWERVKLAYDLMVHGTGKPVNNIIDAIKESYAEGVTDEFLLPVVKVDADGQPIATIKDGDVVICFNFRTDRGREITQALSQREFPDQQMTPLNLRYITMTPYDETFKNVDVIFNKEDLVQTLGEVLEGAGKNQIRIAETEKYPHVTFFFSGGREREFLNEKRIMIPSPKVATYDLQPEMSAEGLRDAILPELQSGWADFICLNFANTDMVGHTGVFSAVVKAAETVDSCVKTLVEAGTQNGYSFIIIADHGNADFMVNDDGSPNTAHTTNLVPCILIDKDIKHISDGKLGDIAPTILNILGVTKPEAMTGNVLV
- the nadC gene encoding carboxylating nicotinate-nucleotide diphosphorylase, with the protein product MDKQIVDDFIHLALSEDVGDGDHTSLATIPAGTQGKAKLLVKDTGVLAGVELAQEIFLIVDSQLKINTYINDGASIKPGDVVFEVQGSVHSILKAERLVLNCMQRMSGIATKTREVCDLLKGTNARVLDTRKTTPGLRYLEKWAVQIGGGVNHRFGLYDMILIKDNHVDYSGGVKQAIYNAQDYLREQNKRLPIEIEVRNLDELNEALEAGGIDRIMLDNFNLSNLKQAVDIIAGRYATEASGGITADTIADYAACGVDYISVGALTHSVKSLDLSLKAVKE
- the plsY gene encoding glycerol-3-phosphate 1-O-acyltransferase PlsY; this translates as MISVYSVLVLILAYLFGSIPTAVWVGQAFYGIDVREYGSGNAGATNTFRVLGKQAGIPVMLIDILKGWTATNLAYLLSVTAIGSHHTAAFINYQLALGIAAVMGHLFPVFAGFRGGKGVATLFGMILAIHLQASLLCVGVFILVLLTTKYVSLSSIMAGFTYSIGVTFVFPVYIKSVIIYSMCICVLILVTHQKNIERLLKGKESKVNLFKSKLA
- a CDS encoding M48 family metallopeptidase, yielding MKIAKPIMAFLVGVIFLGCSTVPLTGRKQFLAVSDSQINESAATSYRQLLTDPKTKVITGSSDAQRVKRVGNQLAAAIQRYLSQNGYGDQYSFQWEFNLIQSSEINAWCMPGGKVAVYSGILPITQDDAGLATVMGHEIGHAIAKHSAERISQQYVAQGLGAAVGVAANSSQSGLLKITNALYGTGSQLALLHYSRAQESEADRLGLTFMAMAGYNPNAAVGFWQRMAAKSGGGAPPEFLSTHPSDETRIRDIQARIPEAMKYYKQ
- a CDS encoding DUF2071 domain-containing protein; translated protein: MPKIKFLQAEWRDLLMVNYEVDPALLKPYIPAFTELDLWQGKALVSMVGFMFMETRVLGVKWPWHVNFEEVNLRFYVRYFDGQEWKRGAVFISEIVPLPLIPLIANNLYNEHYKAMPMRHAVQAATNDCTEYSYDWKFNKRWNRLGATVSNTFAPIENDSAEAFIFEHYWGYNLVNEKSTIEYAVEHESWQIAQVTDTVFDADVAGLYGDGFKEYLKQPYSAFFAKGSEVAVRIAQRIKKASQQPLVSSK
- a CDS encoding DUF3050 domain-containing protein, which produces MSNQRIAQLKLQIEPLRMQLVQHPLYQNIRSLNDLNVFMEHHAFAVWDFMSLLKALQQKLTCTQPPWMPVGNANNRYLINEIVTGEESDVDQHGNRTSHFELYLKAMQQAGGSANAIQSLFRELQNSKNIDEALLIADIPDAARQFVRHTFDVIATDEAYLQAAVFTFGREDLIPDMFISMVKEISTQFPGKVDLLIYYLERHIEVDGDHHSQLAYQMTAELCGDDDDKWLKATQAVESALTARIALWDGILQALTIPVAQ
- a CDS encoding SPFH domain-containing protein encodes the protein MADLIFKLWWVLPVMAALVMYKSVLRVFFGMIIVPDDRIGLVVKKFALYGDDQRLPDGRIIATRGEAGMQAKPLAPGLYWRMWPWQYSVTMEPFTIIEQNKLGLVKAKDGAPLDTGRVLGRPVESDKFQDSQRFLENGGQKGPQAAFLTPGSYRINTFLFEIVMVPITQIQENKVGIVTTLDGEPLDKGEIAGDSVAGHRNYQDPMAFIHAGGKKGLQEDVILAGTYYLNPWFVIVEQVEMMHIPIGYVGVVNSFVGPEGTDTSGDAFKHGNIVKKTQKGVWSEPLDPGKHPINIYTHGVEVVPTTNIVLNWANSRSEAHELDKNLSTISVRSSDGFTFNLDVAQIIHVPRNEAPKVIARFGKMKNLVSQVLEPTIANYFRNAAQKSDVIGFLTNRSQRQDDAKQHISQVLADYNVVGVDTLIGDIVPPEALMKTMTDRKLAEEERRTYEIQRSAQLERKEFESAKAGADMQPEVVKSTRQVEINTQMSAAKVAAAKGDAESRVINAKADAENRTVNARADAEAKTIIAKADAQATEVNGTADAGRIKAIGLAEAEVTKQKTEAMGTEQYAIVRVAEALASNGVKLVPDILVSGKDGGNGGMIDALIGNEMLKKLQKENATTSNNN